In Streptomyces griseiscabiei, a single genomic region encodes these proteins:
- a CDS encoding helix-turn-helix domain-containing protein, translating to MSGQDSTPTPGANARLKETLFPSRKAPARTTTQSEHVRDRKYGGNTAAMAAAYNVTPRTVGRWIDGTRTPRGANATQLRQEATEVATTSRGRERRAREMEKRDQQGLPSGYGATVNRANSFDIQGSSALRSRNIPIPLTSAQVAKLARTMDEAEIEAVIAQGIAEYMNGGRVSGGFSPSDFTFNLDDVTFKGM from the coding sequence ATGAGCGGTCAGGACAGCACGCCCACCCCCGGAGCCAACGCCCGGCTCAAGGAGACCCTCTTCCCCTCCCGTAAGGCCCCGGCGCGTACCACGACGCAGTCCGAGCACGTCCGCGACCGCAAGTACGGCGGCAACACGGCCGCCATGGCAGCCGCCTACAACGTCACCCCGCGCACCGTTGGCCGGTGGATCGACGGCACCCGCACCCCGCGCGGCGCGAACGCCACCCAGCTGCGGCAGGAGGCCACCGAGGTGGCTACCACCTCACGGGGCCGAGAACGCCGCGCCCGCGAGATGGAAAAGCGAGACCAGCAGGGACTCCCATCCGGCTACGGCGCGACCGTCAACCGCGCCAACAGCTTCGACATCCAGGGCTCCAGCGCGCTCCGCAGCCGCAACATCCCCATCCCCCTGACCAGCGCCCAGGTCGCCAAGCTCGCCCGCACCATGGACGAAGCCGAAATCGAGGCGGTCATCGCGCAGGGGATCGCTGAATACATGAACGGCGGCCGCGTCTCCGGAGGCTTCAGCCCCAGCGACTTCACCTTCAACCTCGACGACGTCACCTTCAAGGGCATGTGA
- a CDS encoding MXAN_6230/SCO0854 family RING domain-containing protein translates to MTTTTITTTTGARRGLAATLLARRGSVYLNTSATAPAQTPSVDSLAGITLLEADVLERGFLLSDGLRQALARSTDAELVTAGRALLSDIDAALGADRDHTPLFRSFPASTPSDTLSFYVDRVLSLLLQAPEQPCILCGSNDTVHAVAPCAHLVCTACFDGADFSACPICHRRIDTDDPFLRPQHHRPTAGTRRALPDRLRVLNYGGSLTDRTADAAAELAGLLSRTGALSPQDTDDLTTLLDEAGDRTDVSWLPESIPGRETKARVLAWLLDEPDQYLNVLPAVIARITTATDVLRLVAVRSGGDAGLVTPTRFTAIPRPLRRALLEALDRLDVTLVAEDIDRHAQAWKHLAERLHPFEYAPRYPNAALAFAALRETTLTDDTLSRTLRATARTVPVANTNRPKVAIALWSTQVETALAKGDVKSVLPLLTQRPGEFLRRLDHVLRLAGTDQATLVLDALERVVPHVAPAVVLSALGEIRTRTRKGAERVFFPKGGNAKAHIVADERAPLAGAVVDRAVSILTGEILRRAGQLTQVETAVVDAGLDGVIAPFAERTASRALVTLPRGSELPLPDGRTVRFFLHWMESDTSGRTDLDLSAAMFNDAWEHVGTCDYTRLRFAGSAAVHSGDLTSAPAPKGASEFVDLDLDQLAAAGVRYLVAVVFSYNNVAFDDLADAFAGFMSRDEDGNIGAVFDPRQVEQRFDLTGQSRASVPLLIDVKGRTMRWLDVVRGVTGTNHAVHRHASDLATLGQGLTSLFTSGARVGLGELATWQAASRARTVVVRHLDGSTTTYRRGPEETTMAFAARIGTPHADDGLDLDLADVHLAYLVRGELTVTEGGEAYALYPAGLDARQVRLLGASDLVSALAPQ, encoded by the coding sequence ATGACGACCACGACCATCACGACCACCACCGGAGCCCGCCGCGGCCTGGCCGCCACGCTCCTCGCCCGTCGTGGATCCGTCTACCTCAACACCTCGGCCACCGCGCCGGCTCAGACCCCGTCCGTCGACTCGCTCGCCGGAATCACCCTGCTGGAAGCCGACGTCCTCGAGCGGGGCTTCCTGCTGTCCGACGGCCTGCGCCAGGCCCTCGCCCGCAGCACCGACGCCGAGCTCGTCACCGCCGGCCGCGCCCTGCTGTCCGACATCGACGCGGCCCTCGGCGCGGACCGCGACCACACGCCCCTGTTCCGCAGCTTCCCGGCCAGCACCCCCAGCGACACCCTGTCCTTCTACGTCGATCGGGTGTTGTCCCTTCTGCTCCAGGCCCCCGAGCAGCCGTGCATCCTGTGCGGCTCCAACGACACCGTGCACGCGGTCGCGCCGTGCGCCCACCTGGTCTGCACGGCCTGTTTCGACGGCGCCGACTTCTCGGCGTGCCCGATCTGCCACCGCCGCATCGACACCGACGACCCGTTCCTGCGCCCGCAGCACCACCGGCCCACCGCTGGCACCCGGCGCGCACTCCCGGACCGGCTCCGCGTCCTCAACTACGGGGGCAGCCTCACGGATCGCACGGCTGACGCCGCTGCCGAACTGGCCGGTCTGCTGTCCCGCACCGGCGCGCTCAGCCCGCAGGACACCGACGACCTCACGACCCTCCTCGACGAGGCGGGCGACCGCACGGACGTGTCGTGGCTTCCGGAGTCGATCCCCGGCCGCGAGACCAAGGCCCGCGTTCTGGCCTGGCTCCTGGACGAGCCGGACCAGTACCTGAACGTGCTCCCGGCGGTGATCGCCCGCATCACCACGGCCACCGACGTGCTGCGCCTTGTGGCCGTCCGCTCCGGCGGCGATGCCGGGCTCGTCACCCCGACCCGCTTCACCGCCATCCCGCGTCCGCTGCGCCGCGCGCTGCTGGAGGCCCTCGATCGCCTCGACGTGACCCTGGTCGCGGAGGACATCGACCGCCACGCGCAGGCGTGGAAGCACCTGGCCGAGCGGCTTCACCCCTTCGAGTACGCCCCCCGCTACCCGAACGCGGCCCTCGCCTTCGCCGCGCTGCGCGAGACCACGCTCACCGACGACACTCTGTCGCGCACGCTGCGCGCCACGGCCCGCACCGTGCCGGTCGCCAACACCAACCGGCCGAAGGTCGCGATCGCGCTCTGGTCCACCCAGGTCGAGACGGCCCTCGCCAAGGGCGACGTGAAGAGCGTGCTGCCCCTGCTGACGCAGCGCCCCGGCGAGTTCCTGCGACGGCTGGATCACGTGCTGCGTCTCGCGGGGACCGACCAGGCGACCCTCGTCCTCGACGCTCTGGAGCGGGTGGTGCCCCACGTCGCCCCGGCCGTGGTCCTCTCGGCGCTCGGAGAGATCCGCACCCGGACCCGGAAGGGCGCCGAGCGGGTCTTCTTCCCCAAGGGCGGCAACGCGAAGGCGCACATCGTCGCGGACGAGCGCGCCCCGCTCGCCGGCGCCGTCGTCGACCGTGCCGTGTCCATCCTGACCGGCGAGATCCTGCGCCGCGCGGGCCAGCTCACCCAGGTGGAAACCGCCGTCGTCGACGCGGGCCTGGACGGCGTGATCGCGCCGTTCGCCGAGCGGACCGCCTCGCGCGCCCTGGTCACCCTGCCGCGCGGCAGCGAGCTGCCCCTGCCCGACGGCCGCACGGTCCGCTTCTTCCTCCACTGGATGGAGAGCGACACTTCCGGTCGCACCGACCTGGACCTGTCGGCGGCGATGTTCAACGACGCCTGGGAGCACGTCGGCACCTGCGACTACACCCGGCTCCGCTTCGCAGGCTCCGCGGCCGTGCACTCGGGCGACCTCACGAGTGCCCCCGCGCCGAAGGGCGCCAGCGAGTTCGTCGACCTCGACCTCGACCAGCTGGCCGCCGCCGGCGTGCGCTACCTCGTCGCCGTGGTCTTCTCGTACAACAACGTGGCCTTCGACGACCTCGCCGACGCGTTCGCCGGATTCATGTCCCGCGACGAGGACGGCAACATCGGAGCGGTCTTCGACCCGCGTCAGGTCGAGCAGCGCTTCGACCTGACCGGCCAGTCCCGCGCCAGCGTGCCCCTGCTCATCGACGTGAAGGGCCGCACGATGCGCTGGCTCGACGTCGTGCGGGGCGTCACCGGGACCAACCACGCCGTGCACCGGCACGCGAGCGACCTCGCCACCCTCGGCCAGGGGCTGACCAGCCTGTTCACCTCCGGCGCCCGCGTCGGTCTCGGCGAACTCGCCACCTGGCAGGCGGCAAGCCGCGCTCGCACGGTCGTCGTCCGCCACCTGGACGGCTCCACCACCACCTACCGGCGCGGCCCGGAGGAGACCACCATGGCCTTCGCCGCGCGCATCGGCACCCCGCACGCCGACGACGGCCTCGACCTGGACCTCGCCGACGTTCACCTCGCCTACCTGGTGCGCGGCGAACTGACCGTGACCGAGGGCGGCGAGGCGTACGCCCTGTACCCGGCAGGACTGGACGCCCGGCAGGTGCGCCTGCTCGGCGCCTCCGACCTGGTCTCCGCACTCGCACCGCAGTAG
- a CDS encoding GIY-YIG nuclease family protein — MAIDLTISVLTVPDLEPALRGHFSADAKRGAPSLFSQHREVPADPGVYVWADPRGAVLYVGSAASLRQRLGREQGWVSAYEPAESWAVSVVHMLKHHQAEAWWVPTADLFEARELERRLIEWHRAVTGSAPPAAGWDAKKGSLRERAQSWAQGLWRTHFG; from the coding sequence ATGGCGATCGACCTGACCATCAGTGTCCTGACTGTTCCCGATCTCGAGCCGGCGCTGCGCGGCCACTTCTCGGCGGACGCCAAGCGCGGCGCACCGTCGCTGTTCTCCCAGCATCGGGAGGTGCCGGCAGATCCCGGTGTCTACGTCTGGGCCGACCCGCGCGGCGCCGTCCTCTACGTCGGCTCTGCCGCGTCGCTGCGTCAGCGGCTCGGCCGGGAGCAGGGGTGGGTGTCGGCGTACGAGCCGGCCGAGTCATGGGCGGTGAGCGTGGTGCACATGCTCAAGCACCACCAGGCCGAGGCGTGGTGGGTGCCGACCGCGGATCTCTTCGAGGCGCGCGAACTTGAACGGCGGCTCATCGAGTGGCACCGCGCCGTCACGGGGAGCGCGCCTCCGGCCGCGGGATGGGACGCGAAGAAGGGCAGTCTGCGCGAGCGCGCCCAGTCCTGGGCGCAGGGCCTGTGGCGGACGCACTTCGGGTAG